Proteins found in one Paenibacillus dendritiformis genomic segment:
- a CDS encoding right-handed parallel beta-helix repeat-containing protein — translation MMTTTSSGCGRKPRRRRRAGWAILLLVSVFATIGTAHAESGSVPAGKAADEVIACGTTSCLQSALKKVTPGARIVLAPGTYTGSFSSDVNGTASQPIRIESEDPANPAVLSGYAVGSGYSLRIRGDYWVISNLKFTNAQKGIILDHSNHTIITDVEVYETGFEGVHFRDGSSYSTIQNSRIHDTGITGPGYGEGVYVGSAEGASYNPNTHYNTIRNVVFGPNVAAEHVDIKERTIGTVVENCTFYGEGISGANYADSFIDVKGNNAVIRNNIGYQNGNSHIADAFQVHQVVSGWGINNEFSHNTLYLTDPSVYVIGAYGNATATAIQNTRSPAGNMYKGNVTVQ, via the coding sequence ATGATGACGACAACAAGCAGCGGATGCGGGCGCAAGCCGAGAAGGAGAAGAAGAGCCGGATGGGCCATCCTGCTTCTCGTGAGTGTATTCGCCACGATAGGAACCGCCCATGCCGAATCAGGCAGCGTGCCGGCCGGGAAGGCCGCCGATGAGGTGATCGCCTGCGGAACCACTTCATGCCTGCAGAGCGCCTTGAAGAAGGTTACCCCGGGCGCGCGGATCGTGCTGGCTCCGGGCACCTATACGGGGAGCTTCTCCTCTGATGTGAACGGGACCGCGAGCCAGCCGATCCGGATCGAGAGCGAGGATCCCGCTAATCCGGCTGTACTGTCCGGTTATGCCGTCGGTTCCGGCTACAGCCTGCGCATTCGCGGGGATTATTGGGTCATCAGCAATCTCAAATTCACCAATGCGCAGAAAGGAATCATTTTGGACCATTCGAATCATACGATCATCACCGATGTGGAGGTCTATGAGACGGGATTTGAGGGGGTCCATTTCCGCGACGGATCGTCCTACAGCACCATTCAGAACTCTCGCATTCACGACACGGGCATAACCGGGCCCGGCTACGGCGAGGGCGTCTATGTCGGATCGGCGGAAGGGGCCAGCTACAACCCGAACACGCATTACAATACGATTCGCAATGTCGTCTTCGGGCCTAACGTCGCCGCAGAGCATGTTGACATCAAGGAGAGAACGATCGGCACCGTGGTAGAGAACTGCACCTTCTACGGCGAAGGCATCAGCGGGGCGAACTATGCCGACAGCTTCATCGACGTGAAAGGCAACAACGCCGTCATCCGCAACAATATTGGCTACCAGAACGGCAACAGCCATATCGCCGATGCTTTTCAGGTTCACCAGGTGGTATCGGGCTGGGGCATCAACAACGAATTTTCGCATAATACGCTCTACCTGACCGATCCTTCCGTCTATGTCATCGGGGCCTACGGCAACGCGACGGCCACCGCCATACAAAACACAAGAAGCCCGGCAGGCAATATGTACAAGGGCAATGTGACGGTTCAATAG
- a CDS encoding DUF1360 domain-containing protein, with the protein MDELTWIQLVVLALASFRLTHLIVYDDITWPLRAPFMTVTYVPQDNGTVIRQVDIRGTGFRHWMGTLLSCHWCTGIWCAAFLTALYWYVPASFPLLLMLAVAAIAALIEQFVLNRL; encoded by the coding sequence ATGGACGAGTTGACCTGGATTCAGCTGGTCGTTCTGGCGCTGGCATCGTTCCGCCTGACCCATCTTATCGTCTATGACGATATTACCTGGCCGCTGCGGGCGCCCTTTATGACTGTCACCTACGTGCCCCAAGACAATGGAACCGTCATCCGGCAAGTCGATATCCGGGGCACGGGCTTCCGGCACTGGATGGGGACGCTGCTCAGCTGTCATTGGTGCACCGGCATATGGTGCGCGGCTTTTCTCACCGCCCTGTACTGGTACGTGCCGGCATCATTCCCTCTGCTGCTGATGTTAGCCGTCGCCGCAATCGCCGCTCTTATCGAGCAGTTCGTGCTTAATCGATTGTAG
- a CDS encoding FAD:protein FMN transferase, with the protein MTNSTKMKMIGAAILLFVMSGIGYFLWANGSDSSKKDPPVTKTFLKFDTVIQLKLYGDEAAEKHLGDIEKLLDRIDQQINMSNPESEISRVNSAAGKEAIKVSQDTFDLVKKSVEYAQATEGTFDPSIGSLVKLWRIGAGGQHPPADHLIEQAKSLVNYRDIELDEKNRTIKLAKAGMSIDLGAIGKGYAGDLVSDYLRQEKVGSAIIDLGGSTIMAIGSKPGGDVWRIGLQDPDRERGEQIAIVQLRDETIGTSGVYERYFIDNGIRYHHILDPSTGAPTQNGIKSVTIIGGTATAGDALSTAAIVKGLQEGLAYLEQTPDVEGMFIMENNKVYVTSGLNGKIKLTSPQYTLVDAE; encoded by the coding sequence ATGACGAACAGTACAAAGATGAAGATGATAGGGGCGGCAATTCTGCTGTTCGTAATGTCCGGAATTGGATATTTTCTATGGGCCAACGGCTCTGACTCAAGCAAGAAAGATCCGCCTGTGACCAAGACCTTTCTTAAATTCGATACGGTGATTCAATTGAAGTTGTATGGTGATGAAGCGGCGGAGAAGCATCTTGGCGACATCGAAAAGCTTCTGGATCGAATCGATCAGCAAATCAATATGAGCAATCCGGAGAGTGAAATCTCCCGGGTGAATTCAGCCGCAGGAAAAGAAGCGATTAAAGTCTCGCAAGATACCTTCGATCTGGTGAAAAAGTCCGTAGAGTACGCCCAAGCTACGGAGGGGACTTTCGATCCGAGTATCGGATCGCTGGTCAAGCTGTGGAGGATCGGAGCTGGCGGGCAGCATCCCCCTGCTGACCATCTCATTGAGCAGGCCAAGTCGCTAGTTAACTATAGGGACATTGAATTGGATGAGAAAAATAGGACGATCAAGTTGGCAAAGGCAGGCATGTCCATCGATCTTGGAGCGATTGGCAAAGGGTACGCGGGAGATCTGGTGTCTGACTACCTGCGTCAGGAGAAGGTAGGCAGCGCGATTATCGATCTGGGCGGCAGCACGATTATGGCGATTGGCAGCAAGCCTGGAGGAGATGTGTGGCGTATCGGGCTGCAAGACCCGGACCGGGAGCGAGGGGAGCAGATTGCCATTGTTCAGCTTCGAGATGAGACGATCGGCACATCCGGCGTCTATGAACGCTACTTCATAGACAACGGGATTCGATATCATCATATATTGGATCCCTCAACGGGAGCACCGACGCAGAACGGGATCAAGAGCGTGACTATTATCGGCGGGACCGCCACAGCAGGCGATGCGCTGTCTACGGCAGCGATTGTGAAGGGGTTGCAGGAGGGGCTGGCCTATTTGGAGCAGACGCCTGATGTTGAAGGCATGTTCATTATGGAAAATAACAAGGTGTACGTGACTTCTGGATTGAATGGGAAGATTAAGCTCACGAGCCCGCAATATACCCTTGTTGATGCGGAATGA
- a CDS encoding GNAT family N-acetyltransferase, with translation MNPIAIVRYRPEYAAGVAEMWNRSQEGWGGGDTIRTAERVRTEEEGSDALEVYLALDQDAVVGYCSLFEYREDTGALYIGLLNVRPDYHGRRIGKMLVREALDATVRLGWPRLDLYTWASNTKAVPLYKRCGFFWEDREDTTHLMNFMPTVLNTEALSAYFDDIDWYEDSTREIEIKPDGRKDNGFDYFAYTWEKNGASLRVEFERTGRGIRLIETDDFLISAQAEQAKPVFGRSYTIEYRIVNKSGRPLHLDLRGENDRNIQFDWEHQAEVEGEATVRASFFVGPVEEEQSVWRTCPRVTTRMRINGKEVLFHIGVIPRFPAQLAWKTPSPSAYPAIGGTFYVDIENNFAEAAAFRFTLPDSPMLALGRHEFEIPLEANERTSIPVPYQVRQYGFYSQQVEAEARLADGSVIPFTRTIGAGFSGPGAAFAGETEKHWQVFHGHFSIRFNKEWNGFGLLCPGMTTYAELGFPKLGKPFSTEFSKKKPVSIHPIREEGAVGLSLRYQSASFPSVFLTVNLLLYGEGTVAYWHEAENTGAHPVADLYVSQLLRFGLQGAVLPYNGKYIALNDITASEFSYWESRNMTESWVFIQHGSVPLGICWPKTHRVRIESWCISLEASLGSLGPGEKSATEPLHLTMGGYTDWTRFRAFAMQEPDIRSDLRLTDPIELIMNRNNPVLRSNLNMTIRDHRLVQREGTISVQLRREPDAAARPLDIDESGITECSLPAPQQSMEVVDAVVHLPTHDVKRSSVVLVPSDEPIRFERQEGQAGPVYSADNGVLRVAASPSFYPALHSLQAGGEEWLSSGYPLHAPRSWWNPYIGGLKYDIGGLSPLSVLKESSTVEFVTRRDSSDNEWQGLKLTLDVRQHDTYKGLKLHQYFLMLSRVPVLCAFSEIEQETGLSLDQLVWDTSMFIQSGDSQGGLRVSVKDHDGSDRTFRPGKGELEIPEARHLVFGADNREQQLHVMMDASERYPLVYANNEICQVEYNRERHIPNGACVRIEPLFLLFSPDRIEFEALASLQQIRFPDERGSGANEDH, from the coding sequence ATGAATCCGATTGCAATCGTCCGCTATCGGCCGGAGTATGCGGCTGGAGTAGCAGAGATGTGGAACCGCAGCCAGGAGGGCTGGGGCGGTGGAGATACGATTCGTACGGCAGAAAGGGTGCGGACGGAAGAAGAAGGATCGGACGCGCTGGAAGTCTATCTTGCCCTGGATCAGGATGCCGTGGTCGGGTACTGCAGCCTGTTCGAATACCGCGAGGATACCGGAGCGCTCTATATCGGACTGCTGAACGTGAGGCCGGATTATCATGGCCGGCGAATCGGCAAGATGCTGGTCCGCGAAGCGTTGGATGCGACGGTGCGGTTAGGCTGGCCTCGCCTCGATCTCTATACATGGGCCAGCAATACGAAGGCCGTTCCGCTGTATAAGCGATGCGGTTTTTTCTGGGAGGATCGGGAAGATACGACCCACCTGATGAACTTCATGCCTACCGTATTAAATACGGAAGCGCTCTCCGCTTATTTCGATGACATCGACTGGTACGAGGACTCGACCCGGGAGATCGAGATTAAGCCGGATGGCCGCAAGGATAACGGCTTTGATTATTTCGCATATACATGGGAAAAGAACGGCGCCTCGCTGCGCGTCGAATTTGAACGCACCGGAAGAGGCATCCGGCTCATCGAGACCGACGATTTTCTCATCAGCGCCCAAGCGGAGCAGGCAAAGCCGGTCTTCGGCCGTTCTTATACGATAGAGTACCGGATCGTGAACAAATCGGGCCGCCCGCTCCATCTCGATCTGCGGGGCGAGAACGACCGCAATATTCAATTTGACTGGGAGCATCAGGCCGAAGTGGAAGGCGAAGCGACGGTCCGGGCGAGCTTCTTCGTCGGCCCTGTCGAAGAGGAGCAAAGCGTATGGCGGACATGCCCCCGCGTCACGACTCGGATGCGCATTAACGGGAAGGAAGTCCTGTTCCACATTGGCGTCATTCCCCGCTTCCCTGCCCAGCTCGCTTGGAAGACGCCGAGCCCCAGCGCCTACCCGGCCATTGGCGGCACCTTCTATGTGGACATCGAGAACAACTTCGCGGAGGCGGCTGCATTTCGCTTCACGCTGCCTGACAGTCCGATGCTGGCCTTGGGGCGACATGAATTCGAGATCCCCCTGGAGGCGAACGAACGGACTTCCATCCCCGTCCCTTATCAGGTCCGCCAGTATGGCTTCTATTCGCAGCAGGTCGAAGCCGAGGCTCGGCTGGCCGATGGAAGCGTCATCCCGTTCACGAGAACGATCGGAGCCGGCTTCAGCGGTCCCGGCGCCGCCTTCGCCGGCGAGACGGAGAAGCATTGGCAGGTGTTCCACGGACATTTCTCCATCAGATTCAACAAGGAATGGAACGGCTTCGGGCTTCTCTGTCCCGGGATGACAACCTACGCCGAATTGGGCTTCCCGAAGCTGGGCAAGCCGTTCTCCACAGAATTCTCGAAGAAGAAGCCGGTATCGATACATCCGATCCGGGAGGAAGGCGCCGTCGGATTGTCGCTCCGCTATCAATCGGCATCGTTTCCGTCGGTATTCTTGACCGTGAACCTCCTTCTGTATGGGGAAGGAACCGTCGCCTATTGGCATGAAGCCGAGAATACCGGCGCCCATCCTGTCGCCGACCTGTATGTGAGCCAACTGCTGCGCTTCGGACTGCAAGGCGCCGTCCTGCCCTACAACGGCAAATATATCGCGCTGAACGATATCACGGCTAGCGAATTCAGCTACTGGGAAAGCCGCAACATGACGGAGTCGTGGGTGTTCATCCAGCACGGCAGCGTCCCTCTCGGCATCTGCTGGCCGAAGACGCATCGCGTGCGTATCGAGAGCTGGTGCATCAGCCTGGAAGCTTCGCTCGGAAGTCTGGGGCCGGGAGAGAAGTCCGCAACGGAGCCCCTCCATCTGACGATGGGCGGATATACAGACTGGACCCGCTTCCGCGCCTTCGCGATGCAGGAGCCGGATATCCGTTCCGATCTCCGGCTTACCGATCCGATCGAGCTGATTATGAACAGGAATAATCCGGTGCTCCGCTCGAATCTGAACATGACAATCCGGGATCACCGATTGGTGCAGAGAGAGGGAACGATCTCGGTTCAACTGCGCAGGGAACCGGACGCAGCTGCACGGCCGTTGGACATCGATGAGTCCGGGATCACGGAATGCAGCCTTCCGGCGCCGCAGCAGAGCATGGAGGTCGTCGATGCGGTGGTTCATCTGCCAACGCATGACGTGAAGCGAAGCTCTGTCGTGCTGGTGCCGTCAGATGAGCCGATCCGATTCGAGCGGCAAGAGGGACAAGCCGGACCGGTCTATTCGGCAGACAACGGCGTGCTGCGGGTGGCGGCGTCCCCTTCCTTCTACCCCGCTCTTCACTCGCTGCAAGCAGGCGGCGAGGAATGGCTGTCCAGCGGATATCCGCTGCACGCGCCGAGATCATGGTGGAATCCGTATATCGGCGGTCTGAAGTACGATATCGGCGGCCTGAGCCCGCTCTCGGTCCTGAAGGAGAGCAGCACGGTGGAATTCGTTACCCGGCGGGACAGCTCCGATAATGAATGGCAGGGCTTGAAGCTTACGCTGGACGTCCGGCAGCATGATACCTATAAAGGCTTGAAGCTGCACCAATATTTCCTGATGCTGTCCCGCGTGCCTGTGCTGTGCGCATTTTCCGAAATCGAGCAGGAGACGGGCCTCAGTCTCGATCAACTGGTCTGGGACACATCGATGTTCATCCAATCCGGAGATTCGCAGGGAGGCTTGCGGGTGTCCGTGAAGGACCATGACGGGTCCGACCGCACATTCCGTCCCGGCAAGGGAGAGCTCGAAATTCCGGAAGCGCGGCATCTCGTCTTCGGAGCGGATAACCGGGAGCAGCAGCTTCATGTCATGATGGATGCGAGCGAGCGCTATCCGCTCGTCTATGCCAACAATGAGATATGTCAGGTAGAGTACAATCGCGAACGGCACATCCCGAACGGAGCCTGCGTCCGAATAGAGCCGTTGTTCCTGCTGTTCTCCCCTGACCGTATCGAATTCGAAGCCTTGGCTTCATTACAACAGATCCGGTTCCCGGACGAGAGAGGAAGTGGAGCGAATGAAGATCATTGA
- a CDS encoding amidohydrolase family protein, producing MKIIDAHMHLSHIQEFKATAAEKSFVDYSLDGILKEYRDNNVVLGIGMGLTETKPGGFPDEEAVTPMGLDLVEALPPQLVYCLGINPYRLGTQELEALERDLQKPEAVGLKIYLGYYPFYAYDSVYQPVYELAAAYRVPVVFHTGDTYSERGLLKYSHPLTIDEVAVTHRNVNFMMAHFGDPWVLDGAEVVYKNRNVFADLSGLMVGDTANCNRLKDSPLFFAHLRHAVTYCDHYDKLLFGTDWPLAPVEAYIRFVRELIPAEHHEDVFYRTALNVFPKIRPFLEHEGHASR from the coding sequence ATGAAGATCATTGACGCCCATATGCATCTGTCCCATATTCAGGAGTTCAAGGCGACCGCCGCGGAGAAATCATTCGTTGATTATAGCCTGGACGGGATTCTGAAGGAATACCGCGACAACAATGTCGTGCTCGGCATCGGTATGGGACTGACCGAGACGAAGCCGGGAGGCTTCCCGGATGAGGAAGCGGTGACCCCGATGGGGCTCGACCTGGTGGAGGCGCTGCCTCCCCAGCTCGTCTATTGCCTGGGCATTAATCCTTACCGCCTCGGCACGCAAGAGCTCGAAGCGCTGGAACGCGATCTGCAGAAGCCGGAAGCCGTCGGTCTCAAAATCTATCTGGGCTATTATCCCTTCTATGCCTACGACAGCGTCTATCAGCCGGTCTATGAGCTGGCCGCCGCCTATCGCGTCCCGGTCGTGTTCCATACGGGCGATACGTACTCGGAGCGCGGGCTGCTCAAATATTCGCATCCGTTGACGATCGACGAGGTGGCCGTCACGCACCGGAACGTCAACTTCATGATGGCGCACTTCGGCGATCCTTGGGTGCTGGACGGAGCGGAAGTCGTCTACAAGAACCGGAACGTCTTCGCCGATCTGTCCGGTCTCATGGTCGGCGACACCGCCAATTGCAATCGGCTCAAGGACTCGCCCCTGTTCTTCGCCCATCTGCGCCATGCCGTAACCTATTGCGATCATTACGACAAGCTGCTGTTCGGCACCGATTGGCCGCTCGCTCCGGTAGAGGCCTACATCCGGTTCGTCCGGGAGCTGATCCCGGCGGAGCATCATGAGGATGTATTCTACCGGACGGCGCTGAACGTATTTCCAAAGATCAGGCCATTCCTGGAACACGAAGGCCATGCGTCGCGCTAG
- a CDS encoding helix-turn-helix domain-containing protein: MDTKPNREPDVRGMLYAAAGEQKFRITRHLPAPDLRHFVKHYWMIAWDLRGQPPYVQEVLQHPGVNLVFERDNTAVYGIVSGRSQRVLEGQGRVAGVLFQPAGFYPLYREPMSRLAGHTLPFRDVFGIDSGPMEQALFALEDGEAMSRIIDGFLRERLPEAEDNVKLVNRIIETVVDGRDITRVQELAERFSLHTRSLQRLFLHYVGVSPKWVIQRSRIHEAAGMAAAGAVPDWAALAADLGYHDQAHFIKDFKAFVGVSPEEYARKLRHREQI, translated from the coding sequence ATGGATACGAAGCCGAACCGCGAGCCGGACGTCAGAGGCATGCTGTATGCCGCCGCCGGCGAACAGAAATTCCGCATTACCCGCCATCTTCCGGCGCCTGACCTTCGTCATTTCGTCAAGCATTATTGGATGATTGCCTGGGATTTGCGCGGCCAGCCTCCCTATGTGCAGGAGGTGCTTCAGCATCCCGGGGTGAATCTGGTATTCGAGCGGGACAACACGGCCGTGTACGGCATTGTGTCCGGAAGATCCCAGCGGGTGCTGGAAGGACAGGGACGGGTAGCCGGGGTGCTCTTCCAGCCGGCGGGATTTTATCCCTTGTACCGCGAGCCGATGTCACGCCTCGCCGGTCACACGCTGCCCTTCCGCGACGTGTTCGGGATAGACAGCGGCCCGATGGAGCAAGCGTTGTTCGCTTTAGAGGACGGGGAGGCGATGAGCCGAATCATTGACGGGTTCCTCCGCGAGCGGCTGCCGGAAGCGGAGGACAACGTGAAGCTCGTCAATCGGATTATCGAGACGGTCGTGGACGGCCGGGACATTACCCGCGTCCAGGAGCTGGCGGAGCGGTTCTCGCTTCATACGCGCTCGCTGCAGCGCTTGTTCCTGCACTATGTCGGCGTATCGCCGAAATGGGTCATCCAGCGCAGCCGCATTCACGAGGCGGCAGGGATGGCGGCCGCCGGCGCCGTGCCGGATTGGGCTGCCCTGGCGGCGGATCTGGGCTATCACGATCAGGCCCATTTCATCAAGGATTTCAAGGCATTCGTCGGCGTGTCGCCGGAGGAATACGCCAGGAAGCTCCGCCATCGGGAGCAGATATGA
- a CDS encoding DinB family protein, with protein sequence MQQTEALLEAWLKQRAILEKLLLPIPDHHAGFAPWDGAMTVSELAQHIGASADMFIRLAKTGEGQIGMPPTIECASMKEVRRIVQEWTAKTTEMFKTLTAEDLKTVYHSPFPNLDGPRSKLVRLVIDHEIHHKGQLFVYARMLGVQELPFPL encoded by the coding sequence ATGCAGCAGACGGAAGCATTGCTGGAGGCGTGGCTGAAGCAGCGGGCGATACTGGAAAAGCTGTTGCTGCCCATACCGGACCATCACGCCGGCTTCGCGCCGTGGGACGGGGCGATGACGGTAAGCGAGCTGGCTCAGCATATCGGCGCTTCCGCCGATATGTTCATCAGGCTGGCCAAGACGGGAGAGGGACAAATCGGCATGCCGCCGACCATCGAGTGCGCATCGATGAAGGAAGTGCGCCGGATCGTGCAAGAGTGGACCGCGAAGACAACAGAGATGTTCAAGACCTTAACCGCCGAAGATCTGAAGACGGTCTACCATTCCCCGTTCCCGAATCTGGATGGGCCGCGCAGCAAGCTCGTCCGGCTCGTCATCGATCACGAGATTCATCACAAAGGACAGCTCTTCGTCTACGCCCGCATGCTCGGAGTGCAAGAACTGCCATTTCCACTGTAA
- the abc-f gene encoding ribosomal protection-like ABC-F family protein, giving the protein MVINLWHVKKYYGAELVLSDVSFEIGEAEKVGLIGRNGTGKTTILQLLDRASAPDEGELFIRKGATVGLLAQVPSARDGATVYDVLAEGYEQVRCWEREMKELEAKMSDPSVCADERAMQLLLNQYGQLMERFEQAGGYEMEASIRRVAAGMGIGAEQFGRPFASLSGGEKTKVGLAALLLKRPDILLLDEPTNHLDMAAIEWLESFLGSYPGVVVVVSHDRYFLDRVVGKIIELEDGEAFVYYTNYSGYQKEKEERLLQQFADYQEQQKKIKKMQETIKQLIEWGNRANPPNPGFHRRAASMQKALDRMVKIKRPILERRAMDLTLKQEDRSGKQVIVLDRVSKAFGERELLRGTSALLLYGERVALMGGNGAGKSTLMKMIIGEIPHDEGEIRLGSRVDIGYLAQEEAPPAEDSTVLRYFCDALAMEEGEARGELARFLFYGSDVFKRVSQLSGGEWSRLRLALLMYRKPNLLLLDEPTNHLDIDSREALEEALDSFPGTLLVISHDRYFMNRVVEKLWMLDQAELTVHLGNYEECREKLQALLQRSAAAAIPAEPARPKNEPKDELKPAESKAGSKPTEPARRWEEEIAAAEERLRLLEEEMARLSASPAENAEWPKLLSEQARLRQELDELYREWMEAEEALG; this is encoded by the coding sequence ATGGTAATCAATTTGTGGCATGTGAAAAAATATTATGGGGCGGAGCTGGTGCTCTCTGATGTGTCGTTCGAGATTGGGGAAGCGGAGAAGGTCGGCCTGATCGGACGGAACGGCACGGGCAAGACGACGATATTGCAGCTGCTGGACAGAGCTTCGGCTCCTGACGAGGGAGAGCTGTTCATTCGCAAAGGCGCGACGGTCGGCCTGCTCGCTCAGGTTCCGTCAGCCAGGGACGGAGCGACCGTCTATGATGTGCTGGCCGAAGGCTATGAACAGGTGCGGTGCTGGGAACGCGAGATGAAGGAACTGGAAGCGAAGATGTCCGATCCTTCCGTCTGCGCGGATGAACGGGCCATGCAGCTTCTGCTGAACCAGTACGGACAGCTCATGGAGCGGTTCGAGCAAGCGGGGGGCTATGAGATGGAGGCTTCGATTCGGCGGGTAGCTGCAGGCATGGGCATTGGCGCCGAGCAGTTCGGGCGGCCGTTCGCCTCGCTCTCGGGCGGAGAGAAGACGAAGGTCGGACTGGCGGCCCTGCTGCTGAAGCGGCCGGACATCCTGCTGCTTGACGAGCCGACGAACCATCTGGATATGGCGGCGATCGAATGGCTGGAGTCGTTCCTCGGCTCCTATCCTGGCGTCGTCGTGGTCGTTTCCCATGACCGGTATTTCCTCGACCGGGTCGTCGGCAAGATTATTGAGCTCGAAGACGGAGAAGCCTTCGTCTACTATACGAATTATTCCGGCTATCAGAAGGAAAAAGAGGAGCGTCTGCTCCAGCAATTTGCCGATTATCAGGAGCAGCAGAAGAAGATCAAAAAGATGCAGGAGACGATCAAGCAGCTGATCGAATGGGGCAACCGCGCCAATCCGCCGAACCCCGGCTTCCACCGCCGGGCCGCCTCGATGCAGAAGGCGCTGGACCGGATGGTCAAGATTAAGCGCCCAATTCTGGAACGGCGCGCGATGGACCTGACGCTGAAGCAGGAGGACCGCTCCGGCAAGCAGGTGATTGTGCTGGATCGCGTCTCCAAAGCGTTCGGCGAGCGGGAACTGCTGCGCGGGACGAGCGCGCTGCTGCTGTACGGCGAGCGCGTCGCCTTGATGGGCGGCAACGGTGCGGGCAAGAGCACGCTGATGAAGATGATTATCGGCGAGATTCCTCATGACGAGGGCGAGATTCGGCTCGGTTCCCGCGTGGACATCGGCTATCTGGCCCAGGAGGAAGCCCCGCCGGCGGAAGATTCCACCGTGCTGCGCTATTTTTGCGACGCCTTGGCGATGGAAGAAGGGGAAGCCCGGGGCGAACTGGCCCGCTTCCTGTTCTACGGCTCCGATGTGTTCAAGCGGGTGTCCCAGCTGTCCGGCGGCGAATGGAGCCGGCTGCGCCTGGCGCTGCTGATGTACCGGAAGCCGAACCTGCTGCTCCTCGACGAGCCGACGAACCATTTGGACATCGACTCGCGGGAAGCGTTGGAGGAAGCCTTGGATTCGTTCCCCGGCACACTGCTCGTCATCTCGCATGACCGCTACTTCATGAATCGTGTCGTGGAGAAGCTGTGGATGCTGGACCAGGCAGAGCTGACCGTTCATCTCGGCAATTACGAGGAATGCCGGGAGAAGCTGCAGGCGCTGCTGCAGCGGTCCGCTGCGGCGGCGATCCCGGCAGAGCCTGCGCGGCCGAAGAATGAGCCTAAGGATGAGCTGAAGCCGGCGGAATCGAAGGCAGGCTCCAAGCCTACCGAGCCGGCAAGGCGATGGGAGGAAGAGATTGCGGCAGCCGAGGAACGGCTGCGCCTGCTGGAGGAGGAGATGGCCCGGCTGTCCGCGAGCCCGGCAGAGAATGCGGAATGGCCCAAGCTGCTGAGTGAGCAGGCCCGGCTGCGGCAGGAGCTGGATGAGCTGTACCGCGAGTGGATGGAAGCGGAAGAAGCGTTAGGCTAA
- a CDS encoding RAxF-45 family protein yields the protein MNRSVATIRISQLPMALFGITHAGVVNGIGVSIFANTNVTNWREDSPALT from the coding sequence ATGAACCGCAGCGTCGCAACGATTCGCATTAGCCAATTGCCTATGGCATTATTTGGCATCACCCATGCTGGAGTGGTCAACGGGATAGGTGTGTCCATTTTTGCGAATACGAATGTGACGAATTGGCGTGAAGACTCTCCTGCCTTGACCTGA